AGCCATGCCATCTCCTCCTACATTACCCTATGAAGAAAGATGATTGGGACAACCTTATTATTTTTCGACTTCAATTTTTCAGATCTCCAAGCATAGAAATAGAACAAGTCCAACTTTCGGAGGTTCAACAACATGTCCGACTTTCCGTTAAAACGTATCGCCATCTATTGCCGGGTGTCCACGGATGAACAAGCAAAAGAGGGTGTTTCATTAGAAGAACAACGGACTCGGTTGCAGGCGTACTGCCGGGCGATGGGATGGACTGTCGAAATTGTGGAATTTATCGATGATGGGTATTCTGCCAAAAACCTGAATCGGCCTGCCCTAAACTCCCTTTTGCAACAGATCAAGAATGGCGATATTGCAAAGTTAATGGTTACGAAATTGGACCGTTTAAGCAGGCGGCTATTGGATCTGCTGCAACTGATCGAGCTATTCCATCAATACTCTGTTTCGTTTATATCGACAAGCGAATCCTTTGATACGGATACACCATCGGGCCGTCTGACTCTCCAAGTCCTGGGAGCGGTGGCGGAATTTGAGCGGGAACGAATTCGCGAACGTGTATTTGATAATATGCTTCATGCAGCCAAAACAGGAAAATGGCTGACACAGCACCCCTATGGGTATCGATTGGACGAAAAAAAATTGGTGATTTTTGAACCGGAAGCTGAAATCGTCAAACGTATATTCCATATGTTTGTGAATGAAGGACTCGGTTACTATAGCATTGCAAAAAAACTAAATGAAGAAGGGATACCCTCCCGGCAAAATAAAGAATGGTCGCTGCGATCTGTAAAACTTATGCTTGCAAACCCGGTTTACATAGGCACGCTTGCATGGAATCGGATCGATTCAAGCAAAAAGAAAAGAGAAAGTAAAGATGAAAACGAATGGATCGTGATTCCAAACGCTCATCCGGCCATTATCGACCAAGACACATGGGATATCGTTCAAGAGCGAATGAATAAACCACAGGTACCCTCAAGAGCAAAAACAAGTCCTCATATACTTGGCGGGCTTCTAAAATGCGGAAAATGCGGAGCCTCCATGAGCATCGATTGGTCCGGCTGGCCAAAGCGCCATCGCGTCTATCGCTGTTCTGCCTATAAAAACAAGGGAACCTGTGACAGTAAACCATATCGGGCCGATGATGTAGAAACGTGGTTCAAAAAAGGAATCATGGAGTTAATCGATTCGATTGATACTACATGCCATGAAGTAACCATTCAGAAGGTACAAAAAGAAAACAAAGAAAAAATCGAGCAAAAAATGAAACACGCGAAAGAGAGATATTCCCGACAGGTAGAGGCGTATACTGCAGGGCTGATTGAATTGAATGATTTGGCGAAGGAAAAAGAAAAAATGGAACAAAGTATACTCGAAGCACAAAAAAGGATGGAAACAAACGATTCGAGCCATGCATATTCCGAGTTGGAAACGAAGCTGAATACACAAGAGATGACCATATTGGAAAGTTTTGCTATTTTGCCGATAGAAGAAGCAAAAGCCCGATTGCGGTTGATCGTCGACAAAGTGGTATTACATGGGGAGGAGAATTTGGAACTTGTTATTGCGATATGAAACATATGAAGTCCTTTTTTATTAGCAAATCCATGTATGAAAGCAAATCTTCTAACAAATAGTCCGTATTTCCTTTTTGTGAATACGGACTATTTGTTGCGAATTCAATGCAATGCTAAGAGGCGACTTTTTGAGACAACCGATGAAGTGTGGCAGTTCTCTTACAATAGTCCTTATTACTAGTACATCATCGAAAATGAACTAGTACATGACAACTATCAATTTAGATGTATTTACTCAACAATACACAAAAATTACAGCATAAAATAACTAGTAAAAACTTCCTATCCATGTAAAATGCTTGAACTGAAACACTTTGAAAAGATGAAAATCCGCAAACTCAACTATGTAAATTACAGCATGCGGGGAATTTCAAAGTAAGGAAGTGACTCGTTATGTTAGCACGTGATCAATCCATTTTACATTACCTGAATGCATTCCGGGTATTAAGCCGCGATCAGATTGCAACACTCGTATGTAATGACGTAAAAAATCCAGCATATATCGCGAGCAGAGTTTGCAAACGCTTGGGGAGAGATGGCCATTTGACAATCTTGGCACAAGAAAAAGGAAAACAAAATTTGTATATGCCAAAACCCCCGCTCATTCATCCGCGCTCCATACGTGTGAATCATTTTCTGGCCATCGCTGATTTGTATATAAAATTAGACAAACCACAGGTATTTGATGTCGAACCGGCTTATTTTCAGCATGGCTATCGGCCGGATGTGTATGCCATCATCGACGGCATTCCTGTATGTATTGAAGTCCAACTCAGTCGTATATCCAAGAAAAAGATGCAGGATAAAGCGAATCGGTTCATTCAGTCGTATTATCATAGCGAACATAAAGCAAAAACCTTATGGATTTATTCATCCATTCATTACGATGTCAAATTATTTGGTACGTTTCGAATTAAAAACGGATTAGAATGGTAAACCCATTTTCTAAAAATTTTAGGCTTCTGTACGTGTCATTTTCTTGATTTGTTTCATTTACTAATCATGTAAGACTTCCCTTTAAAACACGGCATTCAGCTTCCTTCTATGCAAGGAAGCCTTTTTTTTAATTTTTTCAGTAGGCTTTTTCACATAACGGACGGCTCGTTTGAATGGCTCATAACAGATGGTTTTTGTTAGATGATTTGTTTTCAGTTATATTAATGAAATGTAAAGTTCCAATATCTTTTGCGAGACTTGGCAGCTGTTAAAATTATTTTTAACATACTCCCTGCCATGTTCCCCCAATGATTTTCTCTCTTCGGAGTCTAAAAGTACGGTTGCTAAAGAAACGGCCAACGAAACCTCTGTTACTTCGCGATCTGCTTTATGATCTCCAAAATAACACTGCCACGCTTGCGTGTAGTTAGATGGTTTGACCAGACCAAATAGCCCACGACCGCCAGCTGCAATAACTGGGCATTTACATGCCATGGCTTCAAGAGCAACCCGTCCCGTTCCTACGACACAATTGCTTATTGAATAAAGTGGGGCCATATCAAATTGTATACCCAGTGCATGAATGAACTCAGTTCCCGCTTCCCCATGAATACGGTCGACAACTTGTTTGATTTCTTTAAAACCGATCCCATCGCCTGCAATTAAAACTCTTAAATCCGGCATCTGCTCTCTCTGAAGATATTTGCAAGCGTGCAACATTCGAATACAAATGTCCGCTTTTTCCCACGCAAGTCTTCCAGCATATAAAACTACAGGTTCGTTTTTTGAAATGTTATAAGTTTCTCGAATGTCTTTATTTAAAATAGGTTTGTATAATTCGGTATCAATACAATTCGGAATAATTATAGAGGAAATATCTTTGCTTTTCAGCCAATCAAAGGTAGGTAGACTTACACTGATTACTCTCGTCGTATTTTTAAGGATGGATTTTAAAACATCTTTATCATAATAAGTGCCGTGTACTGTGAAAACTAAAGGAATTCCCAGTTTCTTTGAGATAGAAACTACAAATCGTGCCGACGTTGTTTGATGTGCATGAATAACATTGATATTTTCTTTTTCGATTATATTCTGTAATTCTTTACTAATAGTTAGCCACTTGGATGGCGTAACAGAGATCGATATCGGGAAATCTATTAAATATATGGAACATCCGATATTTACAAAGCTGTCATACAGGGGACCATGTTTCCCGACAATTACAACATGGACGCCTGTTTTCATTAATTCACGTGCAACAGTCAGCACCTGTGTTTCCGTCCCCCCAACAAAGAAACCGTCCAAAACAATTAACAATCGAATTTTGCAATCCGGCCTTGTCATTATTATTGTATTATAAAGATTCACTAAACCCACCTCATGCATACTGAGTTATTTTTCGAATGTAAATTTATAGAATGGATTAACCGTGATATTTTTAAGATCGTTGCAAATTATGATTTCGATAATAATAAAGAGTAACGGGTATATTATCGACTTCTACGCCATTCGCTATATATCTGCAAATGAATTCCCAATCCTCCGCTCCAATCACTTTATTTGAAAAGCCGCCAAGTTCGTCGAAAACAGATCCTCTGAAAAGCATGGTGCCTACACTGACACAATGGCCACCCAATGCATAGGTATTTCGAATATTATCGACTCCGTATGCCAGCCAAAAAGATGCCTCTTGTTTTTGGTCAAAAAGACCTTCATTAAACGACGCATAATTGCTGCCAACCGCACCAATTTCAGGATGTTCTTGAAGATACTCTACCTGTCTTTGAATGCGTTCAGGATGGGAAATATCATCCATATCATGAATTGCGATAAATTCACCCCTCGATAGGAAGAATCCGGTTGTCACTGTACCGGAGCACCCTACATTACGGGGGAGCTCAACAAATATTAGTCGTTCCGGATCTATTTGATTTTGATAAGATTTAATCAGTTCCTTGACTTGTTGAACACTGTTATCAGTCGATTTATCGTCAATTATAATAATCTCATTGTTGCGATACGTTTGGTTTATTAAAGAATGGAGGCATTCTTTCACATACTGCCCGTTATTAAAACAGGTTACGATCACACTAACCAATCCGGATTGTCTTTCGAAAGACATCATTCAACACCCCTTCAACAACAGCATAGGATTCAGATTTTACGGATTTCACCAAACATCTGCCCATTTGTTTTCATGGGTGTTGCCTCCTTTACTTCTGCGATAATAAAGAATATCTTGAATATTTACAGCGTTTATATTTTCTAACACTACACATCGAAAGATAAATTCATAAACCGGAGTTTCCAGCATACTTCTATTTAATCCGCCCAATCGATCAAATAAGTTTCCACGTAACATTACACTCCCTGCACAAATGCAATGATTTCCAAACGAAAAAGATTCGAAGATGTCCTCACTTCCATACTGTAATGATGTAGCCATCGTTTGTTTCTCAAAACATCCATCTTCAAAAAATGTGTAATTGGTTCCGAGTAATTGTACATCCGGATTTCCTTGTAAATACTCTACCTGTTTTTGCATTCGTTCTGGGTGAGAAATATCGTCCGGATGGTGTAAGGCAATAAACTCACCTCGTGCCAAAAAGAAACCGATTGTAATAATGCCGGTTTCCTTGATAGTACGTGGAATTGAACAATGAATAATACGGTTTGTTCCAAGCATTGATTCTGTACGACTTCTCCACTTTAAAACAATCGAGTTTGTTTTATCCACTGAAGCATCATCGACTACGATTATTTCGATGTTTTTATAATTTTGCTTGATAAGGCTGTCAAGGCAATCCTCAATATGTGCAGAATTGTTATTGCTAGGAATGATAATACTGACTAATCCGGGTTCTCTAGAATAAGACATGGAGTCACTCTCCTGTTATTTCCAAAATTCCATTAAGATATCGTATGAGTATTACAAATCAACCGTTCTGATACAATAGTGGAAAAATCTTATATAGTAGATGAATACTGTACAATCGTTTAACACATAATTCTCCCTCTGCTCATAAGTATGTTAAAAGAAAAAATGAGTGGATTTGTTGCTATGAATGATATATTGAGGATGTCTGCTTATCCAGATGATGGATGTGAATTTGAGGAGTTCCATTAATAACTTAAATTTTTCCAGCGAGCAGAAGTTTAAATTGCGCTACTTTTTATACGAAAATAACATTTTCATATCATGTGGTGGCCATAAGGCCATGTTGGTTTTTAAACATCCTCTTAAAGACATGTCAGGTTTAAGGAAGTTATAGAGGTGAATCCTATGGCAGTTTACCGTCCCCGTGTCCTTATGGTTTTGGACGAATTATGTGTTGGCGGAACAGAAACCCATGTATTATCAATCACTCGTGAACTTATGAAAAACGATATACATGTTGTAGTTTGCGCTGCCGAAGGAGACATGCTAAATGATTTTTTGCAAGTTGGATGCCCCGTTTATTTGATAAATTTCTTGAATAAAAATAAAGCGGTAGAAGAAAGCACGACTGATGCGGGTCATATGGAAGATAGTATGATCGAAATGATTAAGGAAATCATTCAAAAGGAACATGTTAATTTAATCCACGCACATCAAAAACCTTCCGGGTTGTTCGTATGTAAGGTTGCCAAACTATTGGGAATCCCATTCATTTTGACTGTTCATGGTTTGTATTACAGTGAGTCTACTTTATCTTCCTTTACCCAATATGGCGCCACTACTATTGCAGTAAGTCCTCCTGTGCAAAAAAAGCTAAAATCACATAACATTGAATCTATTCTCATTCCCAATGGAATTGACACGTCAATTTTTCATCCAAATAAGGATATCAATTCTTTACGGAGGAGTTTAGGTATATCTAAAAAATCTCCGATTGTTGTTTATGTGGGAAGGCTGACGTCGAAAAAAGCGGCAATTTGTAAAAAAGTCATTAAAGCTTGTCGCGCACTAAGAAAAAAAGAACTAAAATCTCTGCAATTAATCATAGCAGGTAATGGAGTAAATTATAATGAACTTGAAAATTATGTAAGACAAACAGAACTTAAAACAAAGAGCCACTTTATTCACATAATTGGATTGCAGAAAGATATGAGTTCTATATATTCTGCCGCTGATTGTATTATAGGAACAGGTCGCGTGGCATTAGAAGCAATGGCGTGTGAACGGCCTGTGATCGCAATCGGAACGAAAGGTTTTATGGGATTGGTTATACCTAGGCATTTTGAAAAAGCCTGGCAGCAGTATTTTGGAGATCATGCCGCCGACTTCCCATGTTTAACTCATTTCATTCAACAAGCTCTCATAAATGTTTTATCTGTTTCCAATAGCATGAGTATATTTTACGGTATTAAAAACAGAGAATTTATAAAGGAGAAATTTAACATAATACAAGTTGCAAAACAAACAATTGATGTTTATACCAGTGTTCTTGAACGTTTTCAAATATAACTTGCATCTTCTCATCTCACTAAAAAACTGTGTGTGAGCATTCCCATATCTTTCAATCAGACGGGCCACCCACCCAATTCCACAGTCACTCCACTATACTGACAAGGTATACATGCATGTATACATCATGCCGTATACCTTGTACATCAAAACAATAGCGATTTCACAGGAATTTTTTTATCGTGTATCAGCTGGACATTTATCCACTTGAGTCATGCAGTCGAAGGCGCTTGCCATTTTTCAAATCGGTTCGTTCCATGCTTATGATACAGGTCCACGTCGTTCCGTGTCTGATGCTGCTTTCCAGAATAGCGACCCCGTTGATCGATTGACAGCGTTTGTGTATGGAGCGTAACCCAAAATGATGTTCTGTATCGACCTTCTCTATGTCAAACCCGCACCCATTATCCTGAATCCGAATGAGCAGTTGGGATTGTGATCGCAAAAGCTGAACGTCTACCCGCGTGGCCTTGGCGTGTTTTCGAACATTCGTGAGCCCTTCTTGAATGATCCTTACAATTTCTGTTACAAGATGATCATTCAGATCTTCGAACGTTCCTTGTGTTTGCAGATGCGTTGTAATTCCCGTTCTCCATTTCATTGCATTCAGCATGTCCTGAACGAGTGTCTGCAGTTCGCCGTGTAAAACATTCAAATTGTGTAATGTTTGCCGCAGTTCTAGATGGCTTTGGTCGAGCACTTCCGATATCTCGTTCAGTTTTCTCTTTAGTTCCGCAGGATTGTAAACATCAATCCGTTTGGCGACAAATTTCAGCTTCATATTCATATACGCCAAATCCTGCACCACCGTATCATGCAAGTCGCGAGCCAGCCGTTCCCGCTCTTTCAGCGTATACTCCAGCTCCTCGCTTCGTTTTTGCTCTTCCGACAATTTTTTGGTATCTGTGATGTCTCTGGCAACAACCAATGTCAATGGATCCCCGTTAAAGTAAATCGCCACTGCGTTCACTTCAACATCTAGTACTTGACCATCCAGCCGAATCAACTTTTCCTCCAGGAAACCAATCGGTTTTTTTTCCTTCAAAACTTGTTCAAATCTTTTCCTGGCGATTTCCCGAAAATCCGGGTGTATAAACTTAAGTATTGGTGTACCTATAATATCGTCCGCACTTGCTGCGCCTAGAAGCTTTACGCCTGCACGATTGATATAGGTGAAAATGCCTTCTTTATGGAGCACAATTGCCTCAGGGGAAAGTTCAACAAGAAGACGGTATCTTTCTTCACTCTCGATAAGTTTTTCTTGTGATTTTTTCCAATCGGTGATGTTTCTTATGATTGCTGCTATGGCAACAACGTTTCCTTTGTGATCTCGTACCGGGGATATCGTTGCGCTTACATGGATATAACTTCCATCTTTATGTTGTCCAATACCTTCAAACATGGATAGCCGTTCACCAGATATCACTTGCCGTTTAATTTCCTCATAGCAATTCATGAAATTTTTCGGAATAATAGGTATTTTATTCCCTATCGCTTCTTCGGCAGACCAACCGAATATAGATTCAAAAGCATTGTTCACCTGTACGATATGTCCTTCAAGATCTACCATAACAATTGCATCTGCCGTGTTTTCGAAAAATGATGCCAGTTGCTCTTGTGTCGCTTTCAACTCTTCTTCTATTTTTTTTCGCTCTGTAATGTCAAAAGTAAATCCATGGATTTGATTGATGGTTCCCTGCATATCGGCTACCGGAATGATGGTGTTCATGATCCAACGAACTTCGCCAACCGGATCGAAAACACGATATTCAATCTGCTTTGACTTCCCGGTGATCAAGATTTCTCGTTCCATCTGATTTAAGTAGTCACGGTCATCCGGATGCGTGATTTCTTTCCAAAAATTCGGATTATTGTTGTAGTTCTTTCTAAGGAACTCCGATACTTTCCCTCCTGTTGAAATCAATATGGAATTTCGTCGAACATCACGAGACCAAATGGCGACATTTAAGCAATCGGCTGCATGTTCTAAAAGTTCCAGCGATTGTTCCGACTTTTTTTTATAAAATTGAGCGGTGTAATAGAATTTACAAAAAAACCAAACGATAAAACCTATAAAAATGATGTTTATTAAATCAGAAATGTCCATCCGTTCCATAATACACGGATACATACTGAATCCAATAGACAGAATCAAAAAGATGAATAAATATACGACTTTGCAGTTCGCACCATTGATCTTATTTTTCATCCTGCATCCCCTTTGTGATCCCTTCTTTCACTGCGAATGCAGCAGCTTGAAACCGATTCTGCATTTTTAACTTTACCAAAATATTCCCGACATGGTTGCGTACTGTGTTTTCGCTGATAAATAACCGCTGGGCGATCTCGCGATTTGTTGCGCCGGTGCTTAATTCACGCAATATATCAATCTCTCTGGGAGTGAGCTGTTCAACTTGGGGATTTGATTTGTGCAGGATTTTTGAAAGTTCTGATAGTAGTTTTACGGTTATATTGCCAGGAACGACTGCCTCCCCGGCATACACGCGGCGTATCGCTTCGATCATATCATCCGGATCCGTTGTTTTCATTACATATCCATGTGCCCCATTTTCGATTGCCGCAAAAAGCAAATGTTCACTCATATTTCCTGTCAAAACCAACACGCGTGTAGAAATATCCATGCCACGAAGTTTACATAAAGTTTCTATTCCATCCATACCTGGCATTGTCAGATCCAGTATAAGTATATCAGGAGCTGATCTCCTGATTGCAAAAATGGCCTCTTCCCCATTGCTTGCCTCTCCCACAACCTGAATATCACCTGCTTGTTGCAAAATCTCAATCAATCCAGCCCGGAACAATTTATGATCATCAACGACAAAAACGTGAATTGGCATATCCCCTTACCTCGCTGTCTGAAAATAGTTGTTGTACGCCACTTCGAATGTACTTTTAGGTTGTAAAGGCTCTTGTCGTCTTAAGTAACTTTGTGAATTTATTCCAATATTAATGTATGCTTTAAATTTGCAAATATCCATACATCATTTTTATTTCTAGAATGAACCCTAATTTGAGTTCATTCTGTATTTTAATCGAGTATCAAACAAACCTTATAACTTGCTGTAATGCTTGTCCTATGAAAACAAAACTCTTTTTAAGCAACTTTGCGATAGGTCGCCCAGCCTTCGTTCATGATCTTTGTCTCGATTTGCGGCCAAAAATATAACATTTCATCCCGCAAGATGGATAAGACATCCCGTTCCCATTCCTGCAATGCCTTGCTGTGTTCGATCAGGAACAACATAATGTCTTTTTGCGGAAACGGCGGGAATTTGGAAATGGAACGTTCGCCAGTATTAGTTTCTGCGTTTTTTTCCTTTTTCGTTCCGATGCTCCAAATGTCATCATAGGGTGTTTTGCTATCGACTCTCTCGCTTATTCTTGGTTTATCCAAATCCCTTGGCCGAGTTCTTCTTGCAAACGTCGGGTCTACATGTTCCTGAATCGCCATGCCTGCATCCAAGAACTCCTCGACCGCCGGCTTGCCGTATTCGATCTCATACGATCGAATCCTGTCGGCACTCACCGCCATGCTCTCTATCATGTAGCGGGAAGTGCCCGCAAACATCGCGTTGTTTTTGAAGAAATCGCAGTGTGCAAGTACGTGTGCGGATACGAGCTTATTTTGAATCAATGTATTGCCATCCAAAAGAAAGGCATAACACGGATTCGAGTTGAATACAAGCTCATAGATACGGCTTAACCCAAAATCGTACTGCATTTTCATTCGATGGAAAGCCTTCCCGAAACTCCAGTGGCTAAACCTTGTGGGCATTGCATATGCGCCAAACGTATATAATACATCGGCTGGACAGATTTCAAACCGCATATCGTAGTAATCCAATCCAAAGTCATGAGCAATCTTCATCATTTGTTCAATAGAAATTTCCAATTGTTGCATTTCGTCCTTGGTCATCGCGATACCTCCCTACGACG
Above is a window of Fodinisporobacter ferrooxydans DNA encoding:
- a CDS encoding recombinase family protein — protein: MSDFPLKRIAIYCRVSTDEQAKEGVSLEEQRTRLQAYCRAMGWTVEIVEFIDDGYSAKNLNRPALNSLLQQIKNGDIAKLMVTKLDRLSRRLLDLLQLIELFHQYSVSFISTSESFDTDTPSGRLTLQVLGAVAEFERERIRERVFDNMLHAAKTGKWLTQHPYGYRLDEKKLVIFEPEAEIVKRIFHMFVNEGLGYYSIAKKLNEEGIPSRQNKEWSLRSVKLMLANPVYIGTLAWNRIDSSKKKRESKDENEWIVIPNAHPAIIDQDTWDIVQERMNKPQVPSRAKTSPHILGGLLKCGKCGASMSIDWSGWPKRHRVYRCSAYKNKGTCDSKPYRADDVETWFKKGIMELIDSIDTTCHEVTIQKVQKENKEKIEQKMKHAKERYSRQVEAYTAGLIELNDLAKEKEKMEQSILEAQKRMETNDSSHAYSELETKLNTQEMTILESFAILPIEEAKARLRLIVDKVVLHGEENLELVIAI
- a CDS encoding PAS domain S-box protein, with translation MKNKINGANCKVVYLFIFLILSIGFSMYPCIMERMDISDLINIIFIGFIVWFFCKFYYTAQFYKKKSEQSLELLEHAADCLNVAIWSRDVRRNSILISTGGKVSEFLRKNYNNNPNFWKEITHPDDRDYLNQMEREILITGKSKQIEYRVFDPVGEVRWIMNTIIPVADMQGTINQIHGFTFDITERKKIEEELKATQEQLASFFENTADAIVMVDLEGHIVQVNNAFESIFGWSAEEAIGNKIPIIPKNFMNCYEEIKRQVISGERLSMFEGIGQHKDGSYIHVSATISPVRDHKGNVVAIAAIIRNITDWKKSQEKLIESEERYRLLVELSPEAIVLHKEGIFTYINRAGVKLLGAASADDIIGTPILKFIHPDFREIARKRFEQVLKEKKPIGFLEEKLIRLDGQVLDVEVNAVAIYFNGDPLTLVVARDITDTKKLSEEQKRSEELEYTLKERERLARDLHDTVVQDLAYMNMKLKFVAKRIDVYNPAELKRKLNEISEVLDQSHLELRQTLHNLNVLHGELQTLVQDMLNAMKWRTGITTHLQTQGTFEDLNDHLVTEIVRIIQEGLTNVRKHAKATRVDVQLLRSQSQLLIRIQDNGCGFDIEKVDTEHHFGLRSIHKRCQSINGVAILESSIRHGTTWTCIISMERTDLKNGKRLRLHDSSG
- a CDS encoding glycosyltransferase; its protein translation is MAVYRPRVLMVLDELCVGGTETHVLSITRELMKNDIHVVVCAAEGDMLNDFLQVGCPVYLINFLNKNKAVEESTTDAGHMEDSMIEMIKEIIQKEHVNLIHAHQKPSGLFVCKVAKLLGIPFILTVHGLYYSESTLSSFTQYGATTIAVSPPVQKKLKSHNIESILIPNGIDTSIFHPNKDINSLRRSLGISKKSPIVVYVGRLTSKKAAICKKVIKACRALRKKELKSLQLIIAGNGVNYNELENYVRQTELKTKSHFIHIIGLQKDMSSIYSAADCIIGTGRVALEAMACERPVIAIGTKGFMGLVIPRHFEKAWQQYFGDHAADFPCLTHFIQQALINVLSVSNSMSIFYGIKNREFIKEKFNIIQVAKQTIDVYTSVLERFQI
- a CDS encoding glycosyltransferase family 2 protein; its protein translation is MSYSREPGLVSIIIPSNNNSAHIEDCLDSLIKQNYKNIEIIVVDDASVDKTNSIVLKWRSRTESMLGTNRIIHCSIPRTIKETGIITIGFFLARGEFIALHHPDDISHPERMQKQVEYLQGNPDVQLLGTNYTFFEDGCFEKQTMATSLQYGSEDIFESFSFGNHCICAGSVMLRGNLFDRLGGLNRSMLETPVYEFIFRCVVLENINAVNIQDILYYRRSKGGNTHENKWADVW
- a CDS encoding response regulator gives rise to the protein MPIHVFVVDDHKLFRAGLIEILQQAGDIQVVGEASNGEEAIFAIRRSAPDILILDLTMPGMDGIETLCKLRGMDISTRVLVLTGNMSEHLLFAAIENGAHGYVMKTTDPDDMIEAIRRVYAGEAVVPGNITVKLLSELSKILHKSNPQVEQLTPREIDILRELSTGATNREIAQRLFISENTVRNHVGNILVKLKMQNRFQAAAFAVKEGITKGMQDEK
- a CDS encoding glycosyltransferase; this translates as MNLYNTIIMTRPDCKIRLLIVLDGFFVGGTETQVLTVARELMKTGVHVVIVGKHGPLYDSFVNIGCSIYLIDFPISISVTPSKWLTISKELQNIIEKENINVIHAHQTTSARFVVSISKKLGIPLVFTVHGTYYDKDVLKSILKNTTRVISVSLPTFDWLKSKDISSIIIPNCIDTELYKPILNKDIRETYNISKNEPVVLYAGRLAWEKADICIRMLHACKYLQREQMPDLRVLIAGDGIGFKEIKQVVDRIHGEAGTEFIHALGIQFDMAPLYSISNCVVGTGRVALEAMACKCPVIAAGGRGLFGLVKPSNYTQAWQCYFGDHKADREVTEVSLAVSLATVLLDSEERKSLGEHGREYVKNNFNSCQVSQKILELYISLI
- a CDS encoding glycosyltransferase family 2 protein; its protein translation is MSFERQSGLVSVIVTCFNNGQYVKECLHSLINQTYRNNEIIIIDDKSTDNSVQQVKELIKSYQNQIDPERLIFVELPRNVGCSGTVTTGFFLSRGEFIAIHDMDDISHPERIQRQVEYLQEHPEIGAVGSNYASFNEGLFDQKQEASFWLAYGVDNIRNTYALGGHCVSVGTMLFRGSVFDELGGFSNKVIGAEDWEFICRYIANGVEVDNIPVTLYYYRNHNLQRS